The Prochlorococcus marinus str. MIT 9301 genome segment GTTTATGGACAATAAAAGCTTGGTTTTAATGGCGGCTAAAGCATGTGATGAAAAAAAGGCAAGAGATATAAAACTTATAAAAATTGACAAAGTATCATTTATAAGTGAATGGATTTTAATTGCAGAAGGATTATCTGATGTACAGGTTAGATCCATTACAAACTCTGTAGAGGGAGAACTTAGAGAGAAGGCTAAAGTTGAACCTATAAGAAAAGAAGGGGTTAGCGAAGCTAAATGGGCTTTACTCGATTATGGTGATTTGATAGTAAATATTTTTCAACCAGAAATAAGAAAATATTATGACCTTGAATCGTTCTGGAGTAATGGAGATAAGCTTATATTTCCATAGTATCTTTTATGAACGAATCTAAGTGTCCTGTCCCTAGAGAGCAACAACCCACAAATGAATTCATAGAATTATCAAAATCTAAAATTTTTTCATGGCCAAAAACAAAAAAGTCACTAATTTATATTTTGGCAAAATTCTGGGTAGGAGCTTTTCTTCTATTTCTCGTCATTTCTTCAGGAAGTGTATATTTCAAATCGTCCCTTTTAAAATATATTTTATTAAGTTTATTTAGCAGCTTATCAATACCTCTTTTTATTACAATAAGGCTATATTTAGGTTGGAATCATATATTTAAAAGATTAACCTCCGAAAAAGTTGAATATGAGGAATCAGGTTGGTATGACGGCCAAGTATGGGAAAAACCATTAGTTTTAAGAGAAAAAGAAATCCTTATTGCCTCAATTGAGGTAAAACCAATTTTAAGAAATTTAATTCAGATTCTTTCTATTATTTCAGTCTTAGCATTATCTGGCATTTTGATTTTTCAATATAACATTTTCTAAATGAATTCTAATTTTAAAAACCTCTACACTTCTAATAATCCTCCTATCCAAGCAACCTTAATGAGAGGATCAAATATTGAGTCAATCCATAAAATTCATGCTGTTATTACTGACAAAAAAGGTAGGGTTTTAATGTGCGCAGGGAATCCAGAATATAAAAGCTTCATCAGGTCAGCACTAAAACCGTTTCAAGTAATTCCTTTCGTTAGTAGTGGAGCTGCATCAAAAATCAATAATGAATCAAAATCAATTGCCTTAGCATGTGGGTCACACAGTGGTTCAAAAATTCATTCAAGAGAAGCCTTCAGAATTTTATGGGAATATGACATAGATATTAATAATCTAAAATGTCCAAAAACCAAAACTAGTCCATTAGAACATAATTGTTCCGGTAAACATGCTGCTTTTTTAGCAACATGCAAAAAAATGAATTGGCCATTAGATAGTTATTTAAAGGGAGATCATCCACTTCAAATCGAAATATTCAGAATTGTTTCTGAATTGCTTGAAATCCCATCATCAGAAATAAACGCTGAACGTGATGATTGTGGTGCCCCCACTCTTTATTTAAAACTACTAGAAATGTCAAGGTTATATTCATTTCTAAGCAGTTCTGAAAATGCCGAATTAGAACAAATCAGTAGAGCTATGACAATAAACCCAACAATGATTAGTGACAATAATAAATTTGATACAGAAATAATAAAAGCTTCACATGGAAAAGTTATAGGTAAAGGTGGTGCGGAAGGAATACAATGTCTATGCAAGGTAAACGAAGGTATAGGATTAGCTCTAAAAGTAGAAGACGGTTCAAAAAGAGCTAAGCATGCCGTTAGTCTTCACATACTTAAACAGTTAGAATGGATATCTGACTTGAGAATTCAAGACATAGAAGAAAAGGTGTTTAATTTTTCTGAGGGAGTGAGACTTGAAGTTAAAGGTAAATTAAAATTCCAAGAATCCTAAAAAAACAGGAAAAATAACCCTTTCAGATGTATGCTATGTATATGTCGCGGGGTAGAGCAGTCTGGTAGCTCGTCGGGCTCATAACCCGAAGGTCGGAAGTTCAAATCTCCCCCCCGCCACCATTTAGAAGCAGCTTCAAAGCTGCTTTTTTATTCTTCGCAGTTGTTACATCAAATAAAAAATATAAATAGAAATGAAAGTTGTTATTTAGAGCTAAAAAAGTTTATGAGAAATTATTGGAGATCTTTATGAATAGAAAATTTCAAATCAACTCTAACTATTAAACCAATAAGGATAAAGAATATTCCAAGGTATGAGCTTAAAGATAGATCCAAAATATTAAATTAATTTTCTAACCAAATCTTAGCTTATAATTCATATCTGTTAAATGTAATATTAACAATGAATTTAAACAAATCTGAATTTTGAACATTTTCATCTTGAATAAGTAATTTAATAAAGTAAAGTTAAATCTATCTAATTTGGAAAATTATATGCAGGATTTACTACAACGAGATTTGGGTTCAAGCTTGTTATCAATAGCAATCATATTTGGTTGGTTAGGTCTATTTTTTGTATTTTTGAGAGTATTAACAATTTCTATAAAGAGAATCCTTGAAGCTGTTTTCAAAAAATCGTAATTATTGAAATAAATCAAAAATTCTAAATTAATCGCATTAATCCTATATAACTAGGTATAATGACCTAAAAAAATGTCAATTTTAGATAAGTCAAAGATAGGTGATTCAGTTCAAATAAACCTAGAACTATCAAAAGATAGACTTACTAAAGATGTTGTTGATGCAATAAATGTTTCTTCGGTAGCTAAGATAAATGATTTTAGAATAACTGACGGAAAAGGTATTGGAGTTATATTGAAATTATCTAACGGAAAAGAGCAATGGTTTTTTGAAGATGAAATTGACCTCCTTGACGAAAATGGTAATGTAATTAAAAAAAACATTGTTAAAAAAGTAAATGGAAATTTTATATTAGATTTTTTAAGAGGATTTAATTATGAAAATAAAAATAAGGTAAGCGAGTTACTTAATCCAATTAACTTTTTTATCTGGCTAGTTGTATCGTTAAAAGATATTTTTTAATTCGAAAAAAATATTTCTAAAATAAAAATAATTTAACTATTTTTTTAAATATAAATCTTCAGTAATTAAAAATTTAAATGGTACAAAATATTATCGATGTAAGAGGTTTATCTAAGTCATTTGATATCTCTTCCAAAGAACCAGGTATAAAAGGAACAATTAAGCATTTTTTTAGGAGACAAACAAAAAGTGTAAAAGTTATAAAAGATATAAGTTTTGAAATCAAAGAAGGGGAAATAGTAGGTTTTCTTGGCGCTAATGGGGCTGGGAAAACAACAATCTTAAAAATGCTTTGTGGCTTAATTTATCCAAGTAAAGGTTCGATTTCAGTTTCAGGTTACTTACCTTTCAGAAGAAAAGAAAATTTCCTAAAGAATATCACCTTAATAATGGGACAAAAGCAACAGCTTATTTGGGATCTTCCACCAATTGAATCATTCTATTTGAATGCATCAATATATGACTTAGATAAGTTTGAAGCTAAAAGGAGAATAAAAAAACTATCAGATATGCTTGAAATTGATGAGGAGCTATTTATACCTGTTAGAAAACTTTCACTAGGTCAGCGTATGAAGTCAGAATTACTGGCAGCATTGATACATGAACCAAATATTCTATTTTTAGATGAACCGACACTTGGATTAGACATTAATGCGCAGAGAAATTTAAGAAAATTCCTCAAAAAATATAATAAGGAAACAAATGCAACGATATGCCTAACTAGTCATTACATGAAAGATATTACATCGCTATGCAAGAGAGTTATATGTATTCACGAAGGGGAGATATCGTATGATGGAAAACTTGACCTATTATTAAAAAAACTTTCTCCTGTTAAAGAAATATTAATAGTTTGTCGTTCAGAAGAGGATGCAATTAAATTAGAAAATTCCGGTTTTACTATTAAATATAAAAACAAGAATGAAATCACTATAAAAATTGAAAACAACTCCATTACCTCTTCACTAAAAACTATCCTAAATAATTTTGATATTGAAGACCTTTTTATAAATGAACCACCTATAGATGAAGTTATTGGGAAGGTATTAATCAAAAAAGATTATGATATCTAATTTAATTAAACGTAAAATTTTCACTTTATTAAAAGTCCAATATTCAAACATGTTGGAATACAGGGTAGAAATTGCATTATGGGCAATTTCAGGGATTATTCCTTTTTTCATGTTAAACATTTGGACAAACAATAATCTTAATGAATCCATAAACATCAGCGATGTTATGCTTTCTAGGTATTTCTTATGTGCTTTTTTTGTAAGACAGTTTTCTGTAGTCTGGGTTGTATTTAGTTTTGAAGAGGATTCTCTTATGGGGAAAGTATCTCCGTATTTAATCCAACCTTTAAATCCATTTTTCAGATATTTTGCACAACATCTAGCGGAACAAATAACAAGATTTCCTTTTGCACTAATAATCGCATTTTTCTTTTTTATTTTTAATCCAGAAAGTTTATGGATACCAAATTTAGGTATTTTACTCTTATCAATAGTATCTACTTTCTTATCCTTCTTGATTCAATTTTTAATTCAGTCAATAGTTGCATGTCTATGTTTCTGGACAGAAAAAGCATCATCGATTGAAAGATTGTTATTTATTCCAACTTTATTTCTCTCAGGTCTTTTAGCACCAGTAGTCTCATTTCCAAATTACGTTAAATCTTGGATTTATTTGACTCCTTTTCCATATCTAATTGATTTCCCTGCGAACTTACTGTCAGGTAATGAAACAAATATTAGTGGAGGCTTAATTATGCAAATTCTATGGATTTTTATACTTTTCCCGTTATTTAAGAAAATCTGGTCTGAAGGAACGAAAAAATATACAGCAATGGGTTCATGAATATAAGAAAATATTCAAAAGTTTATAAAAAATTCTTACATACTTCTTTAGCTTCTGAATTGGAGTATAAGACAAATATATTAGTTGATTTAATTACTGCAATTTTAAGTTTAGTAGGGAGTATTTTTCTATTATCTATTTTCTTTCAAAATAATGGATATATTGGAGGTTGGAAATTTGAACAGGCATTAATCATCCAAGCTATCTATACAATTTTGAATGGAATAACAAATACATGGTTCAATCCTAATCTTACAGAAATAGTTAAACATATAAGAGAAGGAACATTAGACTTCGTACTTTTAAAACCTATTGATAGTCAATTTTTTATTTCATTAAAAAAAATAAATCCATCCGGATTTTTAGAAATTATGCTTGGATTTTTCCTGTTGCTCTTCTGCATAAGAATAAATCAAATAAATTTAAGTTTAAGTTTTCTATGCCTATCCTTGATTACGATAAGCTGCTCAATTTGTATTCTATATAGCCTATGGTTTTTTATATCTACTACTACTATTTGGTTTGTTAAGACTTGGAATGCAATAGAAGTATTAAGATCATTTCTTTATATTGGAAGATTTCCTCTAAATTCATTTTCATTTTCTTTAAGAGTTTTTTTTAGTATTTTCATTCCTATTGCTTTTATAACTACGATTCCTTCTGAAGTTTTTCTAGGACTTTCTCAATTGTGGAAAATATTGCTTGAAGTTATTGTTGCTTCAGTATTTCTTATAACTTCAAGAAAGTTCTGGTTATTTGCACTAAAGTTCTATTCATCAGCATCTAGCTAACTATTATTTAATAACCTCCCTGCAAAATTCCCAAATTTGTTGTTTGCTTTTCAGATTAGAAAGCTTAGATAATTTCTTGAAATGAGGTTTAGATTTTTCCACCGATAAAAGCCTGCAGTTGTATTCGATTTTATGATTTCTTGATATGATTCCTAATTTAAGTGCAACATCAAAAAGTATTATTATTAAAGTAATAAAAAAAACTATACCGAAAAATTGTGTAAATGATTTTGAATAATTTTCATTTTCAGTTTTTAATTCAAATTTCATTACTTAACTATATGCTGAGGGCACTTAATTGCAGCAATAGCAACAGCCGTAACTTTAAAATTTTCTGACTTCTCAATAACCTTTTTAACTTCTAATGGTCCAAATTTATTACTCGCATCACTGTAGGAAAGAAGTAAAGATTTATAGTTATCATGACCTAGATTTCTATACTCACAGAAATTATCCCCAACATAATTTAAAAGAGTTAGTAAAGTTAATTCAATCATTAAAGCTTTTTACTAGCAAAGTTCTTACGAATGATACTGTGCAGGACATTTTTAACAAGTAAAATTTCCCAAAAACATTTGAAATCATAAGATAGGATTTTGCTCGTAAACTTAAAAATTACAAAATTATTTTAGAATTTTTAAATTTACATATAAGAAAATCATTAAAGCACTATCTGTAGTGTATAAAATAGTCGCATGTTGCGCTACAGATAGGGGGTTGCATTTTTATAGAAATTGGTTTAAAAATAAGGTTCCCCATCACCCGGCCCCACATATGTGAGGCCTTTTTTTATTATTTTTCATTAAGGTCTAAAAGTTTTATTAAATAAAACGAGTAATTCATTAACCACTTTGATAACGAATAAAGATAATAAGTAATTTATTTTTTAATTTATAATCCTGCTTTAAAATTTTTTACCTAAATATACTGCTATCCTCCAATAATTTATAAAAAGTTTTTTATGGATTTAATTAATAAGCTAATACCAACCAAAATACAAACTGTTATAAAAGTTTTCTTAATAAGTATATTCCCATTTAATTTGGATAAGTGAGCTCCAAAAAATCCTCCTGTAAAGGAACCAATTA includes the following:
- the rsfS gene encoding ribosome silencing factor, with product MDNKSLVLMAAKACDEKKARDIKLIKIDKVSFISEWILIAEGLSDVQVRSITNSVEGELREKAKVEPIRKEGVSEAKWALLDYGDLIVNIFQPEIRKYYDLESFWSNGDKLIFP
- a CDS encoding CGLD27 family protein; the encoded protein is MNESKCPVPREQQPTNEFIELSKSKIFSWPKTKKSLIYILAKFWVGAFLLFLVISSGSVYFKSSLLKYILLSLFSSLSIPLFITIRLYLGWNHIFKRLTSEKVEYEESGWYDGQVWEKPLVLREKEILIASIEVKPILRNLIQILSIISVLALSGILIFQYNIF
- a CDS encoding asparaginase; this translates as MNSNFKNLYTSNNPPIQATLMRGSNIESIHKIHAVITDKKGRVLMCAGNPEYKSFIRSALKPFQVIPFVSSGAASKINNESKSIALACGSHSGSKIHSREAFRILWEYDIDINNLKCPKTKTSPLEHNCSGKHAAFLATCKKMNWPLDSYLKGDHPLQIEIFRIVSELLEIPSSEINAERDDCGAPTLYLKLLEMSRLYSFLSSSENAELEQISRAMTINPTMISDNNKFDTEIIKASHGKVIGKGGAEGIQCLCKVNEGIGLALKVEDGSKRAKHAVSLHILKQLEWISDLRIQDIEEKVFNFSEGVRLEVKGKLKFQES
- the petP gene encoding cytochrome b6-f complex subunit PetP, producing MSILDKSKIGDSVQINLELSKDRLTKDVVDAINVSSVAKINDFRITDGKGIGVILKLSNGKEQWFFEDEIDLLDENGNVIKKNIVKKVNGNFILDFLRGFNYENKNKVSELLNPINFFIWLVVSLKDIF
- a CDS encoding ABC transporter ATP-binding protein, with protein sequence MVQNIIDVRGLSKSFDISSKEPGIKGTIKHFFRRQTKSVKVIKDISFEIKEGEIVGFLGANGAGKTTILKMLCGLIYPSKGSISVSGYLPFRRKENFLKNITLIMGQKQQLIWDLPPIESFYLNASIYDLDKFEAKRRIKKLSDMLEIDEELFIPVRKLSLGQRMKSELLAALIHEPNILFLDEPTLGLDINAQRNLRKFLKKYNKETNATICLTSHYMKDITSLCKRVICIHEGEISYDGKLDLLLKKLSPVKEILIVCRSEEDAIKLENSGFTIKYKNKNEITIKIENNSITSSLKTILNNFDIEDLFINEPPIDEVIGKVLIKKDYDI
- a CDS encoding ABC transporter permease; protein product: MISNLIKRKIFTLLKVQYSNMLEYRVEIALWAISGIIPFFMLNIWTNNNLNESINISDVMLSRYFLCAFFVRQFSVVWVVFSFEEDSLMGKVSPYLIQPLNPFFRYFAQHLAEQITRFPFALIIAFFFFIFNPESLWIPNLGILLLSIVSTFLSFLIQFLIQSIVACLCFWTEKASSIERLLFIPTLFLSGLLAPVVSFPNYVKSWIYLTPFPYLIDFPANLLSGNETNISGGLIMQILWIFILFPLFKKIWSEGTKKYTAMGS
- a CDS encoding ABC transporter permease, whose product is MNIRKYSKVYKKFLHTSLASELEYKTNILVDLITAILSLVGSIFLLSIFFQNNGYIGGWKFEQALIIQAIYTILNGITNTWFNPNLTEIVKHIREGTLDFVLLKPIDSQFFISLKKINPSGFLEIMLGFFLLLFCIRINQINLSLSFLCLSLITISCSICILYSLWFFISTTTIWFVKTWNAIEVLRSFLYIGRFPLNSFSFSLRVFFSIFIPIAFITTIPSEVFLGLSQLWKILLEVIVASVFLITSRKFWLFALKFYSSASS